One window of Rhizobium leguminosarum genomic DNA carries:
- a CDS encoding ABC transporter ATP-binding protein — protein sequence MFLRPILRLFETWIDPFGPRANLQPPGSTLGFIRFYIGQAKMPFVAMLILGGTSAAIEAALFWFVGRLVDILGSIRPGAGWSGLLAAHGGELFGMLALIGLVRFVVAFLIALVDQQVITPGFYNLARWQSYLHVSRQSLSFFQSDFSGRIVTKVWSAGQATGDLVTSLMESVWFVGIYAVTTLVLVARLDISLAAVVLFWLGAFGLLARHFVPRIRLHSRETAEAGSMLNGRMVDSYSNMQTLKLFARDEESDRYMRQGFDIFQDTVLRFTRFITGVRASMALLSGLMIVTMAGLSVDLWLRGLVSSGAVAFSLALVLRLNFLLGRLMTQFNGIMRNLGTIQNAAELISQPLGLVDRPDAKSLVIRQPGIRFDNVSFRYGKGHLPVVENFSLTIHPGEKVGIVGRSGAGKSTLMNLLLRLYDIQDGRILIDGQDIAAVTQESLRMQIGVVSQDTSLLHRSVRDNILFGRPDAGEERLVEAARRAEAIDFIERLQDQQGRRGFDAHVGERGVKLSGGQRQRIAIARVMLKDAPILVLDEATSALDSEVEEAIQSNLHRIMEGKTVLAIAHRLSTIAALDRLIVVDLGRIIEEGSHDQLLRRGGLYAELWARQSGGFLAADEDVGSRVDGEFRHEAKMI from the coding sequence ATGTTCTTGCGCCCCATCCTTCGCCTGTTCGAAACCTGGATCGATCCGTTCGGTCCGCGAGCCAATCTTCAGCCGCCGGGCTCGACGCTCGGTTTCATCCGTTTCTATATCGGCCAGGCGAAGATGCCGTTCGTCGCCATGCTCATTCTCGGCGGCACATCGGCGGCCATCGAGGCCGCACTTTTCTGGTTCGTCGGCCGGCTGGTCGATATCCTTGGCAGTATCAGGCCCGGCGCCGGCTGGAGCGGTCTTCTCGCAGCCCATGGCGGCGAGCTGTTCGGCATGCTCGCTCTCATCGGGCTCGTGCGTTTCGTCGTCGCTTTCCTGATCGCGCTCGTCGATCAGCAGGTGATCACGCCGGGTTTTTACAATCTAGCACGTTGGCAATCCTATCTCCATGTCTCCAGGCAGTCTTTATCGTTCTTCCAGAGCGATTTCTCGGGACGCATCGTTACCAAGGTCTGGTCGGCCGGACAGGCAACCGGGGACCTCGTTACCTCGCTGATGGAAAGCGTCTGGTTCGTCGGCATTTATGCCGTGACGACGCTCGTGCTCGTCGCCCGGTTGGACATTTCGCTTGCTGCCGTCGTGCTGTTCTGGCTTGGCGCCTTCGGCCTGCTTGCCCGTCACTTTGTTCCGCGGATCCGCCTTCATTCTCGCGAAACGGCGGAGGCCGGATCGATGCTGAACGGCCGGATGGTCGATTCCTACAGCAACATGCAGACGCTGAAGCTGTTTGCGCGCGACGAGGAAAGCGACCGATACATGCGGCAGGGCTTCGATATCTTTCAGGATACGGTGCTGCGCTTCACGCGGTTCATCACCGGCGTCAGGGCCTCGATGGCGCTGCTCTCCGGCCTGATGATCGTGACGATGGCGGGGCTGAGTGTCGATCTCTGGCTGCGCGGCCTGGTTAGCTCCGGTGCCGTCGCATTCTCTTTGGCGCTGGTGCTCAGGCTGAATTTCCTGCTCGGGCGGCTGATGACGCAGTTCAACGGCATCATGCGCAATCTCGGCACCATCCAGAACGCCGCCGAGCTGATATCCCAACCTCTGGGGCTCGTCGATCGGCCGGATGCGAAGAGCCTCGTGATCCGGCAGCCCGGCATCCGCTTCGACAATGTTTCCTTTCGCTACGGCAAGGGTCACCTGCCGGTCGTCGAGAATTTCTCGTTGACCATCCACCCGGGCGAAAAGGTCGGGATCGTCGGCCGTTCCGGGGCGGGGAAGTCGACGCTGATGAACCTGCTGCTGCGCCTCTACGACATTCAGGACGGCCGCATTCTCATCGACGGCCAGGATATTGCAGCCGTGACGCAGGAATCTCTCAGGATGCAGATCGGCGTCGTCAGCCAGGACACCTCGCTGCTGCATCGTTCGGTGCGCGACAATATCCTGTTCGGGCGGCCGGATGCCGGTGAGGAGCGGTTGGTCGAGGCGGCAAGGCGCGCCGAAGCCATCGACTTCATCGAACGCCTGCAGGATCAGCAGGGCCGTAGAGGTTTCGATGCACATGTCGGCGAACGCGGTGTCAAACTGTCAGGTGGACAGCGGCAGCGCATCGCCATTGCCCGCGTCATGCTCAAGGACGCTCCGATCCTCGTCCTCGACGAAGCGACGTCGGCCCTCGATTCGGAAGTGGAAGAAGCGATCCAGTCCAATCTCCATCGGATCATGGAAGGCAAAACGGTACTTGCGATCGCCCACCGGCTGTCGACGATTGCAGCACTGGACCGGCTGATCGTTGTTGATCTCGGCCGGATCATCGAGGAGGGCAGCCATGACCAACTGCTTCGCCGCGGCGGGCTCTATGCCGAGCTCTGGGCGCGCCAGTCTGGCGGCTTCCTCGCGGCGGACGAGGATGTGGGCTCAAGGGTCGACGGCGAATTCCGCCATGAGGCCAAAATGATTTGA
- a CDS encoding endonuclease/exonuclease/phosphatase family protein: MRDTIFCVFSVLTTLVLAIVSLRYVSSFYLLSLFYSFQIHLAVAAAAASIAALLVKRHWYALLTLAVSAALAVHGVVMTREFVEPAIVESRPALFKLMSFNIENDNFANGAAIADMAVASGADVVSILEAEPLLSELPRLLKTYPYYVGCGVGMQECDTLVLSKRPLIEPRICNLGLLWRNRLTISTIDFDGQKVNFLAAHLTKPYYDEFHGLEIEDLAEIIPSLPGPLVLAGDFNTSILAPDVQYLMRSQGLGTVSLEPATWPIAAGAFGIPIDHVFSRAPLRLKSVRRIEDSFGSNHFGLMAEFAVDP; encoded by the coding sequence ATGAGAGACACGATTTTCTGCGTATTCAGCGTTCTCACAACCCTCGTTCTCGCCATCGTCTCACTGCGATATGTCAGCAGCTTCTATCTGCTTTCTCTCTTCTACAGTTTCCAGATCCATCTGGCGGTGGCAGCAGCGGCAGCGTCGATCGCAGCCTTGCTGGTCAAGCGGCACTGGTATGCGCTGCTGACGCTCGCCGTATCTGCGGCCCTTGCCGTCCATGGTGTGGTGATGACGCGCGAATTCGTCGAGCCCGCCATCGTCGAAAGCCGCCCGGCCCTCTTCAAGCTGATGTCTTTCAATATCGAGAATGATAATTTCGCCAACGGCGCAGCAATCGCCGACATGGCCGTCGCCTCGGGTGCCGACGTCGTCAGCATCCTGGAGGCCGAACCGCTGCTGTCAGAACTGCCGCGGTTATTGAAGACCTATCCCTATTATGTCGGCTGTGGTGTCGGCATGCAGGAATGCGATACGCTGGTGCTGTCGAAGCGCCCGCTCATCGAGCCTCGCATCTGCAACCTCGGCCTGCTCTGGCGCAACCGGCTGACGATCTCGACGATCGATTTCGACGGCCAGAAGGTCAATTTCCTCGCCGCGCACCTGACCAAGCCCTATTACGACGAATTCCATGGCCTGGAAATCGAAGATCTCGCGGAGATTATTCCCTCCCTGCCGGGGCCGCTCGTCCTTGCCGGCGATTTCAACACGTCGATTCTGGCGCCCGACGTGCAGTATCTCATGCGCAGCCAAGGCTTGGGCACGGTATCGCTGGAGCCGGCGACATGGCCGATCGCTGCAGGCGCCTTCGGCATTCCGATCGATCACGTCTTCAGCAGGGCGCCCCTGCGGCTGAAATCGGTCCGCCGCATCGAGGACAGCTTCGGATCAAATCATTTTGGCCTCATGGCGGAATTCGCCGTCGACCCTTGA
- the petA gene encoding ubiquinol-cytochrome c reductase iron-sulfur subunit yields the protein MSEHVTTSEASTEPTRRDFLYLTTGMAGAVGAVAVAWPFVDQMRPDASTLALASIEVDVASLEPGMSLTVKWRGKPIFIRNRTPEEVKAAADVALADLKDPVARNANLPPEAQATGVDRSGGKDKENWIVMIGTCTHLGCVPLGQAGEYNGWFCPCHGSVYDTAGRIRKGPAPQNLAIPTFSFISDTKIKIG from the coding sequence GTGAGCGAACACGTAACGACAAGCGAGGCTTCAACAGAGCCTACTCGCCGTGATTTCCTTTATCTCACCACTGGTATGGCGGGTGCTGTCGGCGCCGTCGCGGTTGCCTGGCCGTTCGTCGACCAGATGCGTCCGGATGCGTCGACGCTGGCGCTGGCCTCCATCGAAGTCGATGTTGCGAGCCTCGAGCCCGGCATGTCGCTGACGGTCAAGTGGCGCGGCAAGCCGATCTTCATCCGCAACCGCACGCCTGAAGAAGTGAAGGCCGCCGCCGATGTTGCGCTGGCGGATCTCAAGGATCCGGTCGCCCGCAATGCCAACCTGCCGCCCGAAGCTCAGGCAACCGGTGTCGACCGTTCAGGCGGCAAGGACAAGGAAAACTGGATCGTCATGATCGGTACCTGCACCCATCTCGGCTGCGTGCCGCTCGGCCAGGCCGGCGAATACAATGGTTGGTTCTGTCCCTGCCATGGCTCGGTCTACGATACGGCCGGCCGCATCCGTAAGGGTCCTGCGCCGCAGAACCTGGCGATTCCGACCTTTTCATTTATATCCGATACCAAGATCAAGATCGGTTGA
- a CDS encoding cytochrome b, producing MSGHSSYEPSTGLEKWVDARLPLPRMVYDSFVAYPVPRNLNYAYTFGAMLSVMLILQILTGVVLAMHYAADTAIAFNSVEKIMRDVNHGWLLRYMHANGASFFFVAVYLHIARGLYYGSYKAPREILWILGVVIYLLMMATGFMGYVLPWGQMSFWGATVITGFFSAFPLVGEWIQQFLLGGFAVDQPTLNRFFSLHYLLPFMIAGVVVLHIWALHVTGQTNPTGVEVKTKTDTVRFTPYATMKDALGVSIFLLVYAYFVFYLPNFLGHADNYIPADPLKTPAHIVPEWYFLPFYAMLRSITFNVGPIDSKLGGVLVMFGAIIVLFFLPWLDTSKVRSAVYRPWYKLFYWLFVINAIILGWLGSQPAEGLFTTISQICTLLYFAFFLVAMPVLGLVETPRRIPNSITEAVLEKRNKTAAASAAANA from the coding sequence ATGAGTGGCCATTCCAGCTACGAGCCATCAACCGGCCTTGAGAAATGGGTCGATGCGCGCCTGCCTTTGCCGCGTATGGTCTATGACAGCTTCGTGGCATATCCGGTTCCCAGGAACCTGAATTATGCCTACACCTTCGGCGCCATGCTTTCCGTGATGCTGATCCTGCAGATCCTGACGGGCGTCGTGCTCGCCATGCATTATGCCGCCGACACGGCGATCGCCTTCAATTCCGTTGAAAAGATCATGCGCGACGTCAACCATGGCTGGCTACTGCGCTATATGCATGCCAACGGCGCCTCCTTCTTCTTCGTCGCCGTTTACCTGCATATCGCCCGCGGCCTCTATTACGGTTCCTACAAGGCGCCGCGCGAAATCCTTTGGATCCTCGGCGTCGTCATCTACCTGCTGATGATGGCGACCGGCTTCATGGGCTACGTCCTGCCGTGGGGCCAGATGTCCTTCTGGGGCGCGACCGTCATCACCGGCTTCTTCTCGGCCTTCCCGCTGGTCGGCGAATGGATCCAGCAGTTCCTGCTTGGCGGCTTCGCCGTCGATCAGCCGACGCTGAACCGCTTCTTCTCGCTGCACTACCTGTTGCCCTTCATGATCGCCGGCGTCGTGGTCTTGCACATCTGGGCGCTGCACGTCACCGGCCAGACCAACCCGACGGGCGTCGAGGTCAAGACAAAGACAGACACGGTGCGTTTCACGCCCTATGCAACGATGAAGGATGCGCTCGGCGTCTCCATCTTCCTGCTGGTCTATGCCTATTTCGTCTTCTACCTGCCGAACTTCCTCGGCCATGCCGACAACTACATCCCCGCCGACCCGTTGAAGACGCCGGCTCATATCGTTCCGGAATGGTACTTCCTGCCGTTCTACGCGATGCTGCGTTCGATCACCTTCAACGTCGGCCCGATCGACTCCAAGCTCGGCGGCGTTCTGGTGATGTTTGGCGCGATCATCGTGCTGTTCTTCCTGCCCTGGCTCGACACCTCGAAGGTCCGTTCGGCCGTCTACCGTCCCTGGTACAAGCTGTTCTACTGGCTGTTCGTGATCAATGCGATCATCCTCGGCTGGCTGGGTTCGCAACCGGCGGAAGGCCTGTTCACCACGATTTCGCAGATCTGCACGCTTCTCTACTTCGCTTTCTTCCTGGTCGCCATGCCAGTTCTCGGCCTGGTGGAAACGCCGCGCCGTATTCCGAACTCGATCACCGAAGCGGTGCTCGAAAAGCGCAACAAGACAGCTGCTGCCAGTGCAGCGGCCAATGCGTAA
- a CDS encoding cytochrome c1 → MKTLVASILSLAVAAVLGSAAFAQEATPANGAAPAHHEEGATPHYPLKEPKEEEWSFAGPFGHYDKAQLQRGLKVYTEVCSACHSMNLVPFRMLDELGYNQAQVKAFAANYEVQDGPNAAGEMFTRKAVPSDHFPAPFANAEAAAASNNGAAPPDFSLIAKAREVERGFPQFVFDVFTQYQENGPDYIHALLTGYEEPPAGFQVPQGGHYNPYFHAAAVLAMPKPLSDGQVTYDDGAPQTVDQYSKDVSSFLMWAAEPHLEERKRTGFMVMIFLAIFTVLIYLTKRSVYANKDH, encoded by the coding sequence ATGAAAACGCTTGTTGCAAGCATTCTTTCGCTCGCTGTCGCTGCTGTTCTCGGCAGCGCCGCCTTCGCCCAGGAAGCGACGCCCGCCAATGGCGCGGCACCCGCCCATCACGAAGAAGGTGCGACGCCGCACTATCCGCTGAAGGAGCCGAAGGAAGAGGAGTGGAGTTTTGCCGGTCCGTTCGGCCATTACGACAAGGCTCAGCTTCAGCGCGGCCTCAAGGTCTACACCGAAGTCTGTTCCGCCTGCCATTCGATGAACCTCGTGCCTTTCCGCATGCTCGACGAGCTCGGCTATAACCAGGCGCAGGTGAAGGCTTTCGCCGCGAACTACGAGGTCCAGGACGGCCCGAACGCGGCCGGCGAGATGTTTACCCGCAAGGCGGTCCCTTCCGATCATTTCCCGGCGCCGTTCGCCAATGCGGAGGCGGCTGCCGCTTCCAACAATGGTGCGGCTCCGCCTGACTTTTCGCTGATCGCCAAGGCCCGCGAAGTCGAGCGCGGCTTCCCGCAATTCGTCTTCGACGTCTTCACGCAGTATCAGGAAAACGGCCCGGACTATATCCACGCGCTGTTGACCGGCTATGAAGAGCCGCCGGCCGGTTTCCAAGTGCCGCAGGGCGGACATTATAACCCATATTTCCATGCTGCCGCTGTCCTCGCCATGCCGAAGCCGCTTTCCGATGGCCAGGTGACCTATGACGACGGCGCGCCGCAGACCGTTGACCAGTACTCCAAGGACGTCTCCTCCTTCCTGATGTGGGCCGCCGAACCGCATCTCGAGGAGCGCAAGCGCACCGGCTTCATGGTCATGATCTTCCTGGCGATCTTCACGGTGTTGATCTACCTGACGAAGCGCTCGGTCTACGCCAACAAGGATCATTGA
- a CDS encoding adenine phosphoribosyltransferase, translating to MDKNMTSELAASIRSIRDYPKPGIIFRDITTLLGNPRAFRRAVDELVQPYAGTKIDKIAGMEARGFILGGAVAHQLSSGFVPIRKKGKLPHETVRIAYSLEYGVDEMEMHRDAVQPGEKVILVDDLIATGGTAVGATKLLRQIGAEVVGACFVIDLPDLGGRRKLEELGVNVHTLVEFSGH from the coding sequence ATGGACAAGAATATGACTTCGGAGCTCGCAGCCAGCATCCGCTCCATTCGCGACTACCCCAAGCCCGGCATCATCTTCCGTGATATCACCACGCTGCTCGGCAACCCCCGCGCTTTCCGCCGGGCGGTCGACGAACTCGTGCAGCCCTATGCCGGCACGAAAATCGACAAGATCGCCGGCATGGAGGCACGCGGCTTCATCCTCGGCGGCGCGGTGGCGCATCAGCTTTCTTCCGGCTTCGTGCCGATCCGCAAGAAGGGAAAGCTGCCGCACGAAACCGTGCGCATCGCCTACAGCCTGGAATATGGCGTCGACGAGATGGAGATGCATCGTGACGCGGTGCAGCCCGGCGAGAAGGTGATCCTGGTCGACGACCTGATCGCCACCGGCGGCACGGCCGTGGGTGCCACGAAGCTGCTGCGCCAGATCGGCGCGGAAGTGGTCGGCGCCTGCTTCGTCATCGATCTGCCGGATCTCGGCGGCCGCAGGAAGCTGGAAGAGCTCGGCGTCAACGTGCACACGCTGGTCGAATTCTCCGGCCACTGA
- a CDS encoding MaoC family dehydratase, translating to MRMSELYAVGEKAEIGSYTFTEENIIRFATRFDPQRFHVDKEAAKDTLFGGLCASGWHTTAAWMRTFLAFWKSQSVALAQRGLTAPNLGPSPGFQELQWLRPIFPGDVVTYSVALLSSRPLASRPGWHLNTILCVGVNQNGDPVMRFESGVLEFD from the coding sequence ATGAGAATGTCTGAACTATATGCCGTCGGCGAGAAAGCCGAGATCGGCAGCTACACCTTCACCGAGGAAAACATCATCCGCTTCGCGACGCGCTTCGATCCGCAGCGCTTTCACGTGGACAAGGAAGCAGCCAAGGATACCCTCTTCGGCGGCCTTTGCGCTTCGGGATGGCACACCACCGCCGCCTGGATGCGGACCTTCCTCGCCTTCTGGAAAAGCCAGAGCGTCGCCCTCGCACAAAGAGGCCTGACGGCTCCGAACCTCGGCCCTTCACCAGGTTTCCAGGAACTGCAATGGCTGCGGCCGATCTTCCCAGGCGACGTCGTGACCTATTCCGTCGCCCTTCTCTCCAGCCGGCCGCTAGCGTCGCGGCCGGGCTGGCACCTCAACACCATCCTCTGCGTAGGCGTCAATCAGAACGGCGATCCCGTCATGCGCTTCGAAAGCGGCGTCTTGGAATTCGACTGA
- a CDS encoding MaoC family dehydratase has protein sequence MTAEKLSLEDFQPGRRFALGPKHVLAEEIIEFAREFDQQPMHLDEAAGRASILGGLAASGWHTSSMLMRMMADSYILNALCEGAPGIDLMEWRKPVLAGDTLQGHSTVLEARTMRSRSGMGIVKFRHEVENQRGELVCLSENSVMIRIRSAPGIGVSSEVLA, from the coding sequence ATGACGGCAGAAAAGCTTTCCCTAGAGGATTTCCAGCCCGGCCGCCGCTTCGCCCTCGGCCCGAAGCACGTGCTGGCCGAGGAAATCATCGAATTCGCGCGGGAATTCGATCAGCAGCCGATGCATCTCGACGAGGCTGCCGGCCGCGCCAGCATTCTAGGCGGGCTCGCGGCCTCCGGCTGGCATACCTCTTCGATGCTCATGCGCATGATGGCCGACAGCTATATCCTGAACGCGCTCTGCGAGGGTGCGCCGGGCATAGACCTGATGGAATGGCGCAAGCCGGTGCTGGCAGGCGACACGCTGCAAGGCCACTCGACCGTGCTCGAAGCCCGGACGATGCGCTCGCGCTCCGGCATGGGCATCGTCAAGTTCCGTCACGAGGTGGAAAACCAGCGCGGCGAACTCGTTTGTCTCTCGGAAAATTCGGTCATGATCCGCATACGCTCCGCGCCGGGCATCGGCGTGAGCTCGGAGGTATTGGCATGA
- the ychF gene encoding redox-regulated ATPase YchF has product MGFKCGIVGLPNVGKSTLFNALTKTAAAQAANYPFCTIEPNTGEVAVPDPRMRKLADIAKSKELIPTRISFVDIAGLVRGASKGEGLGNQFLANIREVDAIVHVLRCFEDSDITHVEGRINPVADAETIETELMLADLESLERRTEQTRKRATGKDKESMAMLPIMEASLKLLNEGKPVRTLLSTLDAEEIVILKSLNLLTSHPVLYVCNVAEAEASTGNEFTEAVAVMAREQGAETVVISAAIEAEVAQLPEDEAKEFLSALDLDEAGLDRLIRAGYKLLHLITYFTVGPKETRAWTIERGTKAPQAAGVIHSDFERGFIRANTIAYDDYIKFNGEVGAKDAGKARDEGKEYVVQDGDVIHFRFNT; this is encoded by the coding sequence ATGGGTTTCAAATGCGGCATCGTCGGTCTGCCGAACGTCGGCAAATCGACCCTCTTCAACGCACTCACCAAGACGGCCGCGGCACAGGCGGCGAACTATCCCTTCTGCACCATCGAGCCGAACACCGGCGAAGTCGCCGTGCCCGATCCGCGCATGCGTAAGCTTGCCGACATCGCCAAGTCGAAGGAGTTGATCCCGACCCGCATCTCCTTCGTCGACATCGCAGGCCTCGTGCGCGGCGCCTCGAAGGGTGAGGGCCTCGGCAACCAGTTCCTCGCCAACATCCGCGAAGTCGATGCCATCGTCCATGTGCTGCGCTGCTTCGAAGACAGCGACATTACCCATGTCGAAGGCCGCATCAATCCTGTCGCCGATGCCGAGACGATCGAGACCGAGTTGATGCTCGCCGATCTCGAAAGCCTGGAGCGCCGCACCGAGCAGACGCGCAAGCGCGCCACCGGCAAGGACAAGGAGTCGATGGCGATGCTGCCGATCATGGAAGCGTCGCTGAAGCTGCTGAATGAAGGCAAGCCGGTGCGTACGCTGTTGTCGACGCTCGATGCCGAGGAAATCGTAATCCTCAAGAGCCTCAACCTTTTGACCTCGCATCCGGTGCTCTACGTCTGCAACGTCGCCGAGGCTGAGGCTTCAACCGGCAACGAATTCACCGAGGCCGTCGCCGTCATGGCTCGGGAACAGGGTGCCGAAACCGTCGTCATCTCGGCGGCGATCGAGGCTGAGGTCGCTCAGCTTCCCGAGGATGAGGCCAAGGAATTCCTATCCGCCCTCGACCTTGACGAGGCAGGCCTCGACCGACTGATCCGCGCCGGCTACAAGCTGCTCCACCTCATCACCTATTTCACCGTCGGCCCGAAGGAAACGCGCGCCTGGACGATCGAACGCGGCACCAAGGCGCCGCAGGCAGCCGGCGTCATCCATTCGGATTTCGAGCGCGGCTTCATCCGCGCCAACACCATCGCCTATGACGATTACATCAAATTCAACGGCGAAGTCGGCGCCAAGGATGCCGGCAAGGCGCGTGACGAAGGCAAGGAATACGTCGTCCAGGACGGCGACGTCATCCACTTCCGTTTCAATACATAA
- a CDS encoding IS5 family transposase has product MAWTETTRQQYVRRTSRYASDVTDREWEFIAPFMPAPRRLGRPRKTDLREVLNALLYIASTGCQWRMLPKDFPPCSTVQRYFYEWRAMGLWPRINHHLVMEARELDGKEASPTAGAIDSQSVKTTESGGIRGFDAGKKIKGRKRHIIVDTLGLMVGLMVHSADIQDRDGAPDLLKSIRNRWPWLLHVFADGGYAGDKLKKRLQKIGKWTLEIIKRTDKAKGFEILPRRWVVERTFAWLGRCRRLAKDFETSIASAEAWITIAHIRMLTRRLARYGYR; this is encoded by the coding sequence ATGGCCTGGACTGAAACCACCCGACAGCAATATGTCCGTCGGACGAGCCGATATGCAAGCGATGTTACCGATCGCGAATGGGAATTTATTGCGCCGTTCATGCCCGCGCCACGGCGCCTGGGCCGGCCACGCAAGACCGATCTGCGCGAGGTTTTAAACGCCCTTCTCTATATCGCTTCGACAGGCTGCCAGTGGCGGATGCTGCCGAAGGACTTTCCGCCCTGTTCAACGGTGCAGCGGTATTTCTATGAATGGCGGGCAATGGGTCTTTGGCCACGGATCAACCACCACCTCGTCATGGAGGCACGGGAGCTGGACGGGAAGGAAGCTTCACCGACGGCTGGCGCCATCGACAGCCAAAGCGTCAAAACTACTGAAAGCGGCGGTATTCGGGGCTTTGATGCGGGTAAGAAGATCAAGGGCCGCAAGCGCCACATCATTGTTGATACGCTCGGGCTGATGGTCGGCCTCATGGTGCACAGCGCTGATATCCAGGACCGCGACGGCGCTCCCGATCTCCTGAAATCTATCCGCAACCGATGGCCGTGGCTCCTTCATGTCTTCGCCGATGGCGGCTATGCGGGCGACAAGCTGAAAAAGCGGCTGCAGAAAATAGGAAAATGGACACTCGAAATTATCAAGCGTACCGACAAGGCCAAGGGTTTCGAAATCCTGCCGCGCCGCTGGGTCGTCGAGAGGACGTTCGCCTGGCTGGGACGATGCAGAAGATTGGCCAAGGACTTCGAGACATCCATCGCTTCAGCAGAAGCCTGGATAACCATCGCTCACATCCGAATGCTCACCAGGCGGCTGGCAAGATACGGATATCGTTGA